One genomic segment of Macrobrachium rosenbergii isolate ZJJX-2024 chromosome 40, ASM4041242v1, whole genome shotgun sequence includes these proteins:
- the LOC136826362 gene encoding uncharacterized protein yields MSPTTNTPLFTNFNSVSNHHAPSPTTLITNSHHHNSNTNHHYLTKFNSVSNHTQTPSPTNNSPLQLCLQPPQLHHQPQKLLTNFNSVSNHHNSITNHNFLTNFNSVSNQPHHHNHHQQPQNNSSSLSIQLLSVQPPQTPSPTTTTPHQLQLCLQPPTPSPTTDHSSLSPTTTTPSPTTTTPSPTTDSSPTQALSPTTTTPSPTPTTATAAPLTNQPNSCLQSHTTTPSPNTNSSPTSALSPTTTTPSPTTETSSLSVQTTITTQHHQPQQLHHQLLCPSPTTTLSPTTTTPSPTTQLLTNFNSVSNTTTHHQPQKLLTNFSSVSNHHNSISNHNKYLTNFNSCLQPKSHNNSITNTTELQHQQTPSPTKLCLQPPQLHHH; encoded by the coding sequence ATGTCTCCAACCACAAACACTCCTCTcttcaccaacttcaactctgtctccaaccaccatgCTCCATCACCAACAACACTCATCACCAACTCCCACCACCACAACTCCAACACCAACCACCACTACCTCACTAaattcaactctgtctccaaccacacacaaactccatcaccaacaaacAACTCACctcttcaactctgtctccaaccaccacaactccatcaccaaccacagaaactcctcaccaacttcaactctgtctccaaccaccacaactccatcaccaaccacaacttcctcaccaacttcaactctgtctccaaccaacCACATCACCACAACCACCATCAACAACCACAGAACAACAGCTCCTCACTCTCAATCCAACTTCTGTCTGTCCAGCCACCAcaaactccatcaccaaccacaacaactcctcaccaacttcaactctgtctccaaccaccaactccatcaccaactacAGACCACTCTTCTCTgtctccaaccacaacaactccatcaccaaccacaacaactccatcaccaaccacagacTCCTCACCAACTCAagctctgtctccaaccaccacaactccatcaccaactcCAACAACAGCCACTGCAGCTCCCCTCACCAACCAACCAAACTCCTGTCTGCAGtctcatacaacaactccatcaccaaacACCAACTCCTCACCAACTTCagctctgtctccaaccaccacaactccatcaccaaccacagaaactTCCTCACTCTCTGTCCAAACAACCATCACAACTCAGcatcaccaaccacaacaactccatcaccaactcCTCtgtccatcaccaaccacaactctgtctccaaccaccacaactccatcaccaaccacacagctcctcaccaacttcaactctgtctccaataCCACAAcccatcaccaaccacagaaactccTCACCAACTTCagctctgtctccaaccaccacaactccatctccaaccacaacaaatacctcaccaacttcaactcctGTCTCCAACCCAAATCacacaacaactccatcaccaacacgACAGAACTCCAGCACCAAcaaactccatcaccaacaaaactctgtctccaaccaccacaactccatcaccactAA
- the LOC136826363 gene encoding dual specificity protein kinase shkD-like, whose protein sequence is MSPPQLHHQPLPHQLQLCHQPQTPSPTTETPHQLNLSPTTTTPSPTTNFSLTSTLSPTITNSITNHKTSLLNSSPFNSVSNHHNSITNHRSTSHQLQTLSPTTTTPSPTTETFSPTSTLSPTTNLSTTQLITNQQPHQRQLCLPQHHQPQKLLTNFNSVSSHHNSITNHRNSLHQLQLCLQPPQLHHQPQNYSPILTLSQPPQLHPTTETSSPASTLSTTTTPSPTTETHSTSTLSPTTTTPSPTTTTPGQN, encoded by the coding sequence ATGtcaccaccacaactccatcaccaaccactccctcaccaacttcaactctgtcacCAACCAcaaactccatcaccaaccacagaaactccTCACCAACTAAATCTgtctccaaccacaacaactccatcaccaaccacaaacTTCTCActaacttcaactctgtctccaaccatcacgaactccatcaccaaccacaaaacttcactcctcaactcctcaccattcaactctgtctccaaccaccacaactccatcaccaaccacagatCAACTTCTCACCAACTTcaaactctgtctccaaccaccacaactccatcaccaaccacagaaactttctcaccaacttcaactctgtctccaaccacaaACCTGTCAACCACCCAACTAATCACCAACCAACAACCTCACCAACGTCAACTCTGTCTTCCACAacatcaccaaccacagaaactcctcaccaacttcaactctgtctccagccatcacaactccatcaccaaccacagaaactcccttcaccaacttcaactctgtctccaaccaccacaactccatcaccaaccacaaaatTACTCACCAATCCTAACTCTgtctcaaccaccacaactccatccaACCACAGAAACTTCCTCACCAGCCTCAACTCtgtcaaccaccacaactccatcaccaaccacagaaactcactcaacttcaactctgtctccaaccaccacaactccatcaccaaccacaacaactcctGGCCAAAACTGA
- the LOC136826364 gene encoding uncharacterized protein: MFTNVNNSTLTSICLQPPQLHHQPQQLPTHHLVSNSVSNHQLTPSPTTTETKLHQPTTVNRNSNSVSNHQQTPSPTTTTFSPTSTLSPTTTTPSPTTTPSPTSASPSPTSTLSPAITTPSPTTETPSPTSTLSPPTTTPSPKTTPSPTSALSETTATPSPTNNSIQPTPSSPTETLSPTTTTPPPTSVSNTQLHHQPKTTHQLQKNSSLTSTLSPTTTTPSPTTTLSPTTTTPSPTLSQPQPSPTTTTPSATTTATSPTSTLSPTTTTPSSTTETSSPISTLSSPTTTPSPTTTTTSPTSTLSPTTTTPSPTTTTPSPTSNLSPTNTTPPPTTETPSPTSTLCQLCPSQPPATPTLSPTTTTPSPNNKLPSPTTVSNNTLHHQPQKLPHQLQLCLQPPFPSPTTAN, translated from the exons atgttcACCAATGTCAACAACTCAACACTCACTTCAATCTGTCTCCagccaccacaactccatcaccaaccacaacaactaccaACTCATCACCTTGTCtccaactctgtctccaaccaccaacTAACTCCATCTCCAACAACCACAGAAACTAAACTCCATCAACCAACTACTGTCAACAGAAACtccaactctgtctccaaccaccaacAAAccccatcaccaaccacaacaactttctcaccaacttcaactctgtctccaaccaccacaaccccatcaccaaccacaactcCCTCACCAACTTCAGCATCtccctcaccaacttcaactctgtctccagcCATCacaactccatctccaaccacagaaactccttcaccaacttcaactctgtctccacccacgacaactccatcaccaaaAACAACTCCCTCACCAACTTCAGCTTTGTCAGAAACCACAGCAACACCATCACCAACAAATAACTCCATCCAACCAACTCCATCATCACCAACAGAAACTCTGTCTCCAACAACCACAACTCCACCACCAACTTCTGTCTCCAAcacacaactccatcaccaacccaAAACTACTCACCAACTTCAAaa aaactcctcactaacttcaactctgtctccaaccaccacaactccatcaccaaccacaactctgtctccaaccaccacaactccatcaccaactcTGTCACAACCACAACcatctccaaccaccacaactccatcagcAACCACAACAGCtacctcaccaacttcaactctgtctccaacgaCCACAACTCCATCATCAACCACAGAAACTTCCTCACCAATTTCAACTCTGTCTTCacccaccacaactccatcaccaaccacaacaactacctcaccaacttcaactctgtctccaaccaccacaactccatcaccaaccacaacaactccctCACCAACTTCAAATCTGTCTCCAACCAACACAACTCCACcaccaaccacagaaactccctcaccaacttcaactctctGTCAACTCTGTCCATCACAACCACCAGCAACTCCAACTCTGTCACCAACTACCACCACTCCATCACCAAACAATAAACTTCCATCTCCAACTACTGTCTCCAACAACacactccatcaccaaccacagaaactccctcaccaacttcaactctgtctccaaccaccttTCCCATCACCAACAACAGCCAACTGA